The DNA region AGGTGATGATGACGAGAAAAGTAAAACAACTGCTGAATATATTCAAGGACAAATTGCAAATAACTTACCAGGTGTCACTTTAACATTGCAAAATGTACCTAAGAAAAACCGTCTAAGCCAAGAAGATGCACGTGATTATGATTTAGTTATTACAGGTTGGGCAGCTGACTTTGCAGATGGTATCAACTTCTTTGAATTATTTGAAACCGATGGCCCATACAACCGTGGGGACTACTCAAACGAATCTTATGATGCAGAAATTACTGCTGCTAAAGGTGAAAATGCCAATGATCCAGTAGCACGTTGGGAAAACTTTATTGCTGCCCAAGAGGTATTAACAGAAGATGCGGCATGGATTCCGTTATACCAAGAGGTAGAAACACAATTAAGAAATCCTAACTTAGAAGGTATCACTTTCAGATCTGTAGGTAATGAATTTGACTTACGTACTGCCAATTTAATTAGTGCAGAATAAAATACAATAATTGAACAAGTGACAAGACAACCGTAGATAAAATTTCAACGGTTGTCTTTGTTTATGAGGGGATTATGAATATTTCATGAAAATAATGAGAAGAAAAGATTGACAACGTATTCAAAATCTAGTAAATTGTCTCCATGTTGTAATAAATATCTAATTAAGCAATTTGCTTAAATATGGAGGATGTTCTTATGGAAAGAAAAAGTTTATTTAAATCACTTGCAGTGATTGGTTTATCAGGTTTAGTTTTAGCAGCCTGTGGTAATGGAAGTGACAATTCAGGTTCAAATGGTTCTGGCGAAAGCGAACAAGTATTGAACTGGACGACAACTTCTGAATTACCAACAATGGATACGACAATGGTTACAGATACAGTTTCATTTGATATGATGAACAACGTTAATGAAGGTTTATACCGTCAAAATGCTGAAGGGAAATATGAAGCTGGTGTATTAGACGGCGAACCGGAAATTTCTGAAGACGGTTCTGTATACACATACAAAATTAAAGAAGATGCTACATGGTCAAATGGGGACCCTGTAACAGCTAATGACTTTGTATATGCATGGCAACGTTTAGTTGATCCTGATACAGCAGCGCCATACTCATACTTAGCGGACGGTATCATCCAAAATGCAACTGAAATCATCGCTGGCGAAATGGAACCTTCAGAGTTAGGTGCTGTTGCTGTAGATGAAAAAACATTAGAAGTAACATATGCGAAACCTGTGCCATATTTGGAAGGTTTATTGTCAATGGCACCATTCTACCCACTTAACCAAACATACGTGGAAGAACAAGGTGACAATTACGCAACTAACTCAGATACAGTTTTATATAATGGACCATTTGCCTTATCTGGTTGGGATGGTACAAACTTGAACTGGTCATTAGAGAAAAATGATAACTACTGGGATGCAGATAATGTTCAGTTAGATACAGTTAAATACCAAGTACTTAAAGAAACTTCAACTGCATTAAACCTATTTGATTCTGGTGAGATTGACTATACTACAGTATCTGGTGAATATGTAGCGGCTCGTGAAGGTGATCCAAACATGGATAATGCGC from Aerococcus urinaeequi includes:
- a CDS encoding peptide ABC transporter substrate-binding protein, whose product is MERKSLFKSLAVIGLSGLVLAACGNGSDNSGSNGSGESEQVLNWTTTSELPTMDTTMVTDTVSFDMMNNVNEGLYRQNAEGKYEAGVLDGEPEISEDGSVYTYKIKEDATWSNGDPVTANDFVYAWQRLVDPDTAAPYSYLADGIIQNATEIIAGEMEPSELGAVAVDEKTLEVTYAKPVPYLEGLLSMAPFYPLNQTYVEEQGDNYATNSDTVLYNGPFALSGWDGTNLNWSLEKNDNYWDADNVQLDTVKYQVLKETSTALNLFDSGEIDYTTVSGEYVAAREGDPNMDNAPESTVFYIKMNQERNGEETPLANTNIRRGISQAIDKQSFADQVLQNGSLPADYLVPEGLASNPSTEVDFREDSTEGTGFVDYDVESAQEAFNAGLEELGTDSITLELLVDDTENAKRSAEYIQGQLQTNLPGLQVQIVSVPFKNRVAADNSQDYDLQIGGWGADYADPINYLELFVTDGNNNNSGYSNEEYDALIQAASDETEDLDKRWSDLVAAESLILEEAGIAPLYQRYGAYLEQPTVEGVVHHQVGASTSFKWASKTAAE